The Nitrospirota bacterium genome window below encodes:
- the gmk gene encoding guanylate kinase translates to MDRRGILFIISAPSGTGKTTLCKQLTTNLPDLWHSVSYTTRQPRPGEEHGREYYFIDEQPFQEMVERNEFVEWARVYGNLYGTPWKSLTEKIDQGIDVLLEIDVQGAMQVKKRFEDSVSIFILPPSIAVLRSRLQTRASDSPEEIQRRLQKVKEEVWSYREYAYIVRNDDLTRSLRDLESIFWSERLKTKRLNMTWIENNFILDDEQKS, encoded by the coding sequence CTACGCTCTGCAAACAGCTCACGACGAACCTGCCTGACCTGTGGCATTCCGTGTCCTATACGACCAGACAACCGCGGCCCGGCGAAGAGCATGGGCGCGAATATTACTTCATCGACGAACAACCGTTTCAGGAGATGGTCGAACGCAATGAATTCGTGGAGTGGGCCCGCGTATACGGAAACCTCTACGGCACCCCCTGGAAATCGCTGACCGAAAAGATCGATCAGGGGATCGACGTCTTGCTCGAGATCGACGTGCAAGGGGCCATGCAGGTCAAAAAACGATTCGAAGACTCGGTCTCCATCTTTATTCTGCCTCCCTCGATCGCCGTCCTCCGATCCCGTCTGCAGACCAGGGCCTCTGACTCGCCCGAAGAGATTCAGCGCCGCCTGCAGAAGGTCAAAGAAGAGGTCTGGAGTTATCGGGAATACGCCTACATCGTCCGGAACGACGACCTCACCCGGTCGCTGCGCGACCTCGAAAGCATCTTCTGGTCGGAGCGATTGAAGACCAAACGATTGAACATGACGTGGATCGAGAATAATTTCATTCTTGACGACGAACAGAAGTCCTGA
- a CDS encoding DNA-directed RNA polymerase subunit omega yields MIDMLRLLPQYAPGEFDSRHRLAIIAGQRAKHIVQGSRHAPSRFTKETTIALDEVLMGQTKYLVGEEARAAMKEAKRGREGEMERIAMMTGDDAKEIKKELSVYVDDTPKPVVGESEE; encoded by the coding sequence ATGATCGACATGTTGAGACTCTTACCGCAATACGCGCCGGGCGAATTCGACTCACGGCACCGGCTGGCGATCATCGCAGGCCAGCGGGCGAAGCACATCGTGCAGGGATCGCGTCATGCCCCTTCGCGCTTCACCAAAGAAACGACCATCGCCCTCGACGAAGTCCTCATGGGACAGACCAAGTACCTCGTCGGCGAAGAGGCCCGGGCGGCGATGAAGGAAGCGAAGCGCGGCAGGGAAGGCGAGATGGAGCGCATTGCCATGATGACCGGCGACGATGCCAAAGAGATCAAAAAAGAGCTGAGCGTCTATGTCGACGATACGCCGAAGCCAGTCGTGGGCGAGAGCGAGGAGTAA